One window from the genome of Argonema galeatum A003/A1 encodes:
- a CDS encoding peroxiredoxin — MNSRRNFLRTLLAFCLALLPWFNFTPSALAIGGKLPPLNQPAPEFTLPTNTGNGEVSLSDYRGKWVVLYFYPKDFTSGCTLEARRFQQDLPKYMDRNTQILGVSADSVDSHAEFCDSEGLKFPLLADTDGKISKAYGSWLGYLSVRHTFIIDPEGIIREEYTGVNPSSHSREVLSRLNELQEAAS, encoded by the coding sequence ATGAACTCTCGTCGCAACTTTCTACGCACTCTATTAGCCTTTTGTCTAGCCCTTCTCCCTTGGTTTAACTTCACCCCATCTGCGCTAGCTATCGGCGGCAAACTCCCTCCCCTAAATCAACCCGCCCCAGAGTTCACATTGCCAACTAATACTGGGAATGGGGAAGTTTCCCTTTCCGACTATCGGGGCAAATGGGTGGTTCTCTACTTCTATCCCAAAGATTTCACCTCTGGTTGCACCTTGGAAGCTCGCCGCTTTCAGCAAGACTTGCCAAAATATATGGATAGAAATACTCAAATTCTCGGTGTCAGCGCTGATTCTGTAGATTCCCACGCCGAATTTTGCGATTCCGAAGGTTTGAAGTTCCCGTTATTAGCCGATACTGATGGCAAAATCAGTAAAGCCTACGGTTCGTGGTTGGGTTATCTCTCCGTGCGGCACACTTTTATCATCGATCCAGAGGGTATTATTCGCGAGGAATATACTGGGGTAAACCCATCGAGTCACAGTAGGGAAGTTCTGTCTCGTCTCAACGAGTTGCAGGAAGCGGCTTCTTAG
- a CDS encoding recombinase family protein, with product MKIVAYSYSDPLLESAPDRAIWGWEIDKVYQDLGGRQQLGQLLADCQTERADYLLVRRVEELGDSVEEVSNCLTQLESLGIQLIAHEQTSTTTTNIRADLLKLLQEIQNSQRSRRIRQGHARNRLKASPPPGKAPYGYRRGKDKYILDKSAAPVVKEFFDRFLLYGSLRGAVLFLAKKYGKKISVSTGRRWLTNPVYRGDTAYQNNEIISNTHLPTISREEAAQIDRLLRRNRRMSPRTASANRSLAGLLVCAECQSPMTVARVTTPRQKKEYLYLRPISCPKSPKCRSIPYEEVLQQTIQMICRELPLAVAEMSLPDMGRIKEGVKNAIVTKQDILTQLPSLCETGVLDPETSQLRAYKLRTEIASLQQQLAELPPVNLRETAIAVSIPQFWLDLSESERRFYFREFIRQIQLLRQDAAWELQVNFIF from the coding sequence ATGAAAATCGTTGCCTATTCCTACAGCGATCCGCTTTTAGAATCGGCACCCGATCGAGCTATTTGGGGTTGGGAAATAGATAAAGTTTATCAAGATTTGGGAGGGCGTCAACAACTGGGGCAATTGCTCGCAGATTGTCAAACAGAACGAGCGGATTATCTGTTAGTTCGACGAGTGGAAGAACTAGGCGATTCGGTGGAAGAAGTGAGCAATTGCCTGACTCAACTGGAATCTCTGGGTATCCAACTAATTGCTCACGAGCAAACCTCCACCACAACTACAAACATCCGCGCAGATTTGCTCAAACTCCTGCAAGAAATCCAGAATTCCCAGCGCAGTCGCCGGATCCGTCAAGGACACGCCCGCAATCGCCTCAAAGCTTCGCCTCCGCCCGGTAAAGCGCCCTACGGTTATCGACGCGGTAAAGATAAATATATCCTTGACAAAAGTGCCGCTCCTGTGGTGAAAGAATTTTTTGACCGATTTCTGCTTTACGGTTCTTTGCGAGGCGCAGTGCTATTCCTGGCGAAAAAATACGGTAAAAAAATCTCTGTATCAACCGGGCGTCGCTGGCTCACCAATCCAGTCTATCGCGGCGATACAGCTTATCAGAACAACGAAATTATCTCCAATACTCACCTTCCCACCATTTCCAGAGAAGAAGCCGCACAGATCGATCGCCTTTTGCGTCGCAACCGCCGGATGTCGCCCCGTACCGCCAGCGCGAATCGTTCTCTAGCGGGATTGCTTGTCTGTGCCGAGTGCCAATCCCCTATGACTGTAGCCCGCGTCACGACGCCGCGCCAAAAAAAAGAATATCTCTACCTGCGTCCGATTAGCTGTCCCAAAAGTCCCAAGTGCCGATCGATACCTTACGAGGAAGTGTTGCAGCAAACTATTCAAATGATCTGCCGCGAATTACCTCTAGCAGTCGCCGAGATGAGTTTACCGGATATGGGGAGAATTAAGGAAGGGGTGAAAAATGCGATCGTCACCAAGCAAGATATCTTAACTCAACTTCCCTCACTGTGCGAAACAGGCGTTCTCGATCCTGAAACATCTCAATTACGCGCCTATAAACTGCGTACAGAAATCGCTTCCCTGCAACAGCAGCTAGCCGAACTCCCGCCCGTGAATTTGCGCGAAACAGCTATTGCTGTTTCCATTCCTCAATTCTGGTTGGATTTGTCCGAGTCAGAGCGGCGATTTTACTTTCGGGAATTCATTCGCCAAATTCAGCTATTGCGTCAAGATGCAGCGTGGGAGTTGCAAGTTAACTTTATCTTTTAG
- a CDS encoding VOC family protein, giving the protein MQITQCLHAAILVSDLERAENFYGKIMGLSKVERDLKFPGAWYQIGDFQIHLIVADSVPSDQVNTEKLGRNRHIAFWVTNLDEAKEQLLSNGCEVQMSASGRSALFIQDPDGNIIELSSV; this is encoded by the coding sequence ATGCAAATTACCCAGTGTCTTCACGCAGCTATTCTCGTTTCCGACCTGGAACGAGCCGAAAATTTCTATGGCAAGATCATGGGATTATCCAAAGTAGAGCGAGATCTCAAATTCCCAGGCGCGTGGTATCAAATCGGAGACTTTCAGATTCACCTAATTGTTGCCGACTCCGTGCCATCCGACCAAGTAAATACTGAAAAATTGGGACGCAATCGGCACATAGCTTTTTGGGTCACCAACTTAGATGAAGCGAAAGAGCAACTGCTGAGTAACGGATGTGAAGTACAAATGAGTGCATCCGGTCGATCTGCTTTATTCATTCAAGACCCCGATGGTAACATTATTGAGCTTAGTTCGGTATAA
- a CDS encoding apolipoprotein A1/A4/E family protein, translated as MTEITKEEMRERLGNIDQIRDIILGPQLREYNNRFDKLESDISLVQQEMRDRIDQVRTVLSTEIRSAVDGLEKKLKTLNLTSQEEINDVRQQIDRVNKKFSSSIEALDQTVDNQNSSIREELSQSRNKLQEDVRALRGQVFDELERRFSMMREAKVSKDDMAEILFELGMRLKGNEFVPQLKEVADTDNVYSDVRLLKQSKIWE; from the coding sequence ATGACCGAAATCACAAAAGAGGAAATGCGCGAAAGGCTGGGAAATATTGACCAGATTCGCGACATTATTTTGGGCCCTCAACTGCGAGAATATAACAATCGCTTTGATAAGCTAGAGTCAGACATATCGCTGGTACAGCAGGAAATGCGCGATCGCATAGATCAGGTCAGGACTGTTCTCTCGACAGAAATCCGGTCGGCGGTTGATGGTCTGGAGAAAAAACTCAAGACTCTTAATTTAACTTCCCAGGAAGAAATTAACGATGTGCGGCAACAGATCGATCGCGTGAACAAAAAGTTTTCTAGCTCCATTGAAGCACTCGATCAGACAGTCGATAACCAAAATTCCTCAATTCGAGAGGAACTGTCACAATCCAGAAATAAGCTTCAAGAAGACGTGCGCGCTCTCAGGGGACAGGTTTTTGATGAGTTAGAAAGGCGCTTCTCCATGATGAGAGAAGCCAAAGTCTCCAAAGATGATATGGCAGAAATTCTGTTTGAGCTGGGCATGAGACTAAAAGGAAACGAATTTGTGCCTCAGCTGAAGGAAGTTGCAGACACTGACAATGTGTATAGTGATGTTCGGTTACTGAAGCAAAGCAAGATCTGGGAATAG
- a CDS encoding OmpA family protein yields MSLSKNKIADIDELENLISFSNDRAAKTEPDLESLVNLLYDLRLLEKKEKPQGELILCNDNYQSNDSTTSYEVANGYEYINVSASPVAEAEESPESNPLLEETQAEQPTLDHFTSASNIAESASNSIANRSQESNKLALPLLQETEATAMLEPVLSSTQLTDAEHSIANHEQQESSLAQRYSLEKQARENLAQSNSSEPNDENLEELYGAFKRLQTLLLQPELADFNQVLDHFEQKVSNIEYQIHEPTELINLLLPIISELLNRKVAESSESRDAVADSLAPIIDQVILAKTREDRVAIGSAIAAAIPFAISEQVRNCPTEVGHAIAPDMAAAIKEQIRLNPQAMVAALYPIIHTVIDSKREEDIEALSTAIAPLLPRAIKEQIRSYPQEIAQAIAPEIASAIKEQIRLEQDSIASALAPEMGRAIKQQIEIERDAMVDALYPVIGSTIAKYMADAIKTINEKLENTFSVEGINRKIRSKVQGVSEAELILKEAIPFTVRAVFLIHKTSGLVMSEIQSSGEQKLESDMVAGMLTAIRSFVNDCIAQSGDVSEIDAIDYGNSKIVLEVAGYCYLAVVTQGKTPQWYNHRVQEALLTIVESYDRLIKSYEGDPASIPERVHNILEGLIKIEDTTSKDKKFKFTGLLVVGSVLAGLILLPWGYHQYRNGTDRQIEKDTAQRWASVPELAVYRLSIDAYDGKLRLSGKLPNQELRSKAEQIAKQIAPTYSLKNQIAVQPPPDPVRAASDVKRVTSILNQMNGTAISSQYQAGKVTVKGTVAQVGDAEKITQAFKQIPGIVTVTNTIQLQQFSVPIRIYFELGATQLKAGDRNKVLQVKAFLNRYPQTDLTIVGHSDTIGNSLENQRLALSRAETVRLALVAEGIDPKRLQAVGTPNPPLGLDSSQPLWLSRCVQFQPIPPGFKRK; encoded by the coding sequence ATGTCATTATCAAAAAACAAGATAGCTGATATAGATGAGTTGGAAAATCTTATTTCCTTCTCAAACGATCGGGCCGCTAAAACAGAACCAGATCTGGAAAGCTTGGTAAATTTATTGTATGACTTAAGGCTGCTTGAGAAGAAAGAAAAACCCCAGGGTGAATTGATACTATGTAACGATAATTACCAGAGTAACGATTCAACAACCAGTTACGAAGTTGCGAATGGATATGAGTATATAAATGTAAGCGCTTCACCCGTAGCCGAAGCAGAAGAAAGCCCAGAATCAAACCCGTTGCTTGAGGAAACACAAGCAGAACAACCGACGCTCGACCATTTTACATCAGCGTCAAATATAGCAGAATCAGCATCAAATTCCATCGCGAATCGGTCACAAGAATCAAACAAGCTAGCATTGCCGTTACTTCAGGAAACAGAAGCAACGGCAATGCTAGAACCTGTTTTATCTAGCACCCAATTAACTGATGCAGAGCATTCGATCGCGAATCACGAGCAACAAGAAAGCTCGCTAGCCCAGCGATACAGCCTCGAAAAGCAAGCCAGAGAAAACTTGGCTCAGTCAAATTCATCCGAGCCGAATGACGAAAACTTAGAAGAGTTATACGGTGCGTTTAAACGCTTGCAAACTCTTCTACTCCAACCAGAATTGGCTGACTTTAATCAGGTGCTAGATCATTTTGAACAGAAAGTATCAAATATTGAATATCAGATTCACGAACCCACAGAATTAATCAATTTATTGCTGCCTATTATTTCCGAGCTTCTGAATCGCAAAGTAGCTGAATCAAGTGAGTCAAGAGACGCAGTTGCGGATTCCCTCGCTCCCATCATCGATCAAGTGATTTTGGCGAAAACAAGGGAAGATAGGGTGGCGATAGGTTCTGCGATAGCAGCGGCGATACCGTTCGCAATTTCCGAACAAGTTCGCAATTGTCCGACGGAAGTGGGGCACGCCATAGCACCAGATATGGCCGCAGCAATCAAGGAGCAAATAAGGCTGAATCCGCAAGCGATGGTGGCGGCTCTTTATCCGATCATTCATACAGTAATTGACAGCAAACGCGAAGAAGATATAGAGGCGCTCAGCACTGCTATAGCGCCCTTGCTCCCACGAGCCATTAAAGAACAAATTCGCAGTTACCCCCAAGAAATCGCGCAGGCTATAGCGCCAGAAATAGCATCAGCCATTAAAGAACAAATTAGACTGGAGCAAGATTCGATCGCGTCCGCGCTAGCACCGGAAATGGGCAGAGCCATCAAACAACAGATTGAGATTGAGAGGGATGCGATGGTAGACGCCCTCTATCCCGTTATTGGCAGCACAATTGCCAAATACATGGCAGACGCAATTAAGACTATCAACGAAAAGCTCGAAAACACCTTCAGTGTAGAGGGAATCAATCGCAAAATCCGCTCCAAAGTGCAGGGAGTTTCCGAAGCAGAACTAATTCTCAAAGAAGCGATTCCCTTTACAGTTCGCGCTGTTTTCTTGATTCACAAAACTTCCGGTTTAGTTATGTCAGAAATCCAATCTTCTGGCGAACAGAAATTGGAGTCGGATATGGTGGCAGGTATGCTGACGGCTATCCGCAGCTTTGTGAATGATTGTATCGCTCAATCTGGAGATGTTTCGGAAATCGATGCGATCGATTACGGCAATTCTAAGATCGTCCTGGAAGTGGCGGGATACTGTTACCTCGCTGTGGTTACTCAAGGAAAAACTCCCCAGTGGTACAACCATAGGGTGCAGGAAGCGCTCCTAACGATCGTAGAAAGCTACGATCGCCTCATCAAGTCCTATGAAGGAGACCCTGCCAGCATCCCCGAACGGGTACACAATATCCTAGAAGGCTTAATAAAGATCGAGGATACAACTTCCAAGGATAAAAAGTTTAAATTTACTGGTTTGCTAGTTGTCGGTTCAGTTTTGGCGGGTTTAATTCTCCTGCCTTGGGGATATCATCAGTATCGTAATGGGACCGATCGCCAGATTGAGAAAGACACCGCCCAACGCTGGGCATCTGTACCGGAATTAGCCGTTTATCGTCTCTCCATCGATGCCTATGACGGCAAGCTGCGGCTTTCTGGAAAGTTGCCAAATCAGGAATTGCGCTCAAAAGCCGAACAAATTGCCAAGCAAATTGCACCTACCTACTCATTGAAAAATCAAATAGCCGTCCAACCGCCCCCCGATCCTGTGCGGGCAGCATCTGACGTAAAACGAGTGACATCTATTTTAAATCAGATGAACGGCACTGCCATTTCATCCCAGTATCAAGCAGGTAAAGTCACGGTAAAGGGAACAGTAGCCCAGGTTGGCGATGCTGAGAAAATCACCCAAGCTTTTAAACAAATACCGGGGATTGTCACTGTCACCAACACCATACAACTACAGCAATTCTCCGTCCCCATCCGCATTTACTTCGAGCTTGGTGCAACTCAACTAAAAGCAGGGGATCGAAACAAAGTTCTCCAGGTCAAGGCATTTCTGAATCGCTATCCGCAAACAGACCTTACAATAGTAGGTCATAGCGATACCATTGGCAACTCTCTGGAAAATCAGCGATTGGCACTGTCGCGGGCGGAAACGGTGCGACTCGCCCTAGTGGCAGAGGGCATCGATCCCAAACGGTTGCAAGCTGTAGGGACACCCAATCCGCCCCTTGGTCTAGATTCTAGTCAACCACTATGGTTAAGTAGATGTGTACAATTTCAGCCGATACCCCCTGGCTTCAAACGTAAATAA
- a CDS encoding Rab family GTPase gives MSTISKKICLVGDFGVGKTSLIRRFVEQQFSDQYLSTVGVKISRKTVELEGVKEPEKLSLQMMIWDLEGHTKFKGIAPTYLAGAGGAIIVADVTRQETLERISEHIDLFFSVNPKGFIIIALNKSDMFEDEKIDKLLSNYQFEDQDRVLATHSTSAKTGKDVDLIFHKLAKKMVLPI, from the coding sequence ATGTCCACGATCTCGAAAAAAATTTGCCTTGTTGGTGACTTTGGCGTAGGTAAAACTAGCTTGATTCGTCGTTTTGTAGAGCAGCAATTCAGCGATCAGTATCTTTCAACTGTGGGAGTCAAGATTTCTCGCAAAACTGTTGAATTAGAAGGAGTAAAAGAGCCGGAAAAGTTGAGTTTGCAGATGATGATATGGGACTTAGAAGGTCATACGAAATTTAAGGGGATCGCACCAACTTATCTAGCTGGCGCTGGCGGTGCGATCATTGTTGCCGATGTCACCCGTCAAGAAACCCTAGAACGGATAAGTGAGCATATCGATTTGTTTTTTTCCGTCAACCCCAAAGGCTTTATCATTATTGCCTTGAATAAATCAGATATGTTCGAGGACGAAAAAATAGATAAACTTCTCAGCAATTATCAGTTTGAAGACCAGGATCGAGTATTGGCAACCCATTCAACTTCTGCAAAGACAGGCAAAGACGTTGACCTAATATTTCACAAATTAGCTAAAAAAATGGTATTACCAATCTGA
- a CDS encoding sensor histidine kinase, translating into MNYHVLDKIFNQPSILRHIEYLIVDKNLDILDISESVQRFADAPTRVVKANDVREGFPELIGYEDILISIIQGQQEAFQLKGVARSLGQHSPPLYIDIYVVGDRDENNYESTLIIIIEDATERMVMEQSLVQRVNEANLLLSALAVSKDYIDKIITSMADALLVTTKAGKIKRVNRAASDLFGYSESELINNYISTIVPDENFLPTANLRNDLSTGELFKNVDFLCKNIKGEEIAVAFSCSTINTEIEDFQEFVYVGRDITERKRAEAEMRQALAKEKELNELKSNFVSMVSHEFGNPLNTVIMSAELLEHYGDRSTEEEKIEYIHHIRSAAKQMSKLLKDVLVIGRVEAGKIDFNPEPIDLIKFCADVVEQIKFSGGGKRTIDFVHNGIVQGPIASDDELQDLPLMDEKLLQHILTNLLSNALKYSPQGGTVYFNLNCQNGEAIFQIKDKGIGIPPDDLKKLFETFHRAKNVGKIPGTGLGLAIVKQSVDIHGGTIAVESEVGMGTTFTVTIPLNNDSQPNLD; encoded by the coding sequence ATGAACTATCACGTCCTCGATAAGATTTTCAACCAACCTTCTATACTCCGCCACATAGAATATTTGATAGTAGATAAAAACCTCGACATCTTAGATATATCCGAGTCAGTGCAACGGTTTGCCGATGCTCCTACTCGCGTCGTAAAAGCAAATGATGTTCGCGAGGGGTTTCCCGAATTAATAGGATATGAAGATATCTTAATTTCCATCATTCAAGGACAGCAAGAGGCTTTCCAGTTAAAAGGAGTTGCCCGGTCTTTAGGGCAGCATTCTCCGCCATTATATATTGATATCTATGTGGTTGGCGATCGAGACGAAAACAATTATGAAAGTACATTGATAATTATCATTGAAGATGCTACTGAAAGAATGGTTATGGAGCAAAGTTTAGTACAGAGAGTAAATGAAGCAAATCTTTTATTGAGTGCCTTGGCTGTTTCCAAAGATTATATCGATAAAATTATTACTTCAATGGCAGATGCGTTGTTAGTGACAACAAAAGCGGGAAAAATAAAAAGAGTAAATCGAGCGGCAAGCGATTTGTTCGGTTATAGCGAATCAGAATTAATCAACAATTATATTTCTACGATCGTTCCTGACGAAAATTTTCTGCCAACAGCGAATCTGCGAAATGACTTATCCACAGGTGAATTGTTCAAAAATGTAGATTTTCTTTGTAAAAATATCAAGGGAGAAGAGATTGCAGTAGCATTTTCTTGCTCAACAATTAACACTGAAATAGAGGATTTTCAAGAATTTGTATATGTTGGACGAGATATCACAGAGCGCAAGCGAGCAGAGGCAGAAATGCGTCAGGCTCTGGCAAAAGAAAAGGAACTCAACGAATTAAAATCTAACTTTGTTTCTATGGTTTCCCACGAATTTGGCAATCCGCTCAATACAGTAATAATGTCTGCTGAATTACTGGAACACTATGGCGATCGATCTACTGAAGAAGAGAAAATTGAGTATATTCATCACATTCGCTCGGCTGCCAAACAGATGAGTAAACTATTAAAAGATGTCCTGGTTATAGGTAGGGTAGAAGCTGGGAAAATAGACTTTAACCCAGAACCAATTGATTTAATAAAATTCTGCGCTGATGTGGTAGAACAAATAAAATTTAGTGGTGGTGGCAAGCGAACGATCGACTTTGTTCATAACGGAATTGTTCAGGGACCGATCGCATCTGACGATGAGTTACAAGACTTGCCCCTCATGGATGAAAAACTCTTACAACATATTCTTACTAATTTACTTTCTAACGCACTCAAATATTCACCTCAAGGCGGCACAGTGTATTTTAACCTAAATTGTCAAAATGGAGAAGCTATATTTCAAATTAAAGATAAGGGAATTGGTATACCTCCAGATGACTTAAAGAAATTATTTGAAACATTCCATCGAGCCAAAAATGTTGGCAAAATTCCTGGAACAGGACTGGGGCTAGCTATCGTCAAGCAATCTGTAGATATCCACGGTGGCACCATCGCGGTGGAGAGCGAGGTAGGGATGGGAACGACATTTACAGTCACGATTCCATTAAACAACGACAGTCAACCTAATCTCGATTAA
- a CDS encoding PAS domain-containing protein has product MNPLLNKLLALISPPRRMEYMAVDEDLKILEASWDVQRFADCPERVIKGKDVRLGFPEFIGIEDILTAVLTGEQNSFELRGLARFLDRNEPLYIDISIVADRDEKSLQARLIILLEDVTERMVLQQSLTQRANETSLLAHTLTEYKRYIDKVFTSMAEALLVTTNSGNIKKVNQAAQDLFGYSEWELINQPISSIILDEDFLRQSRDRYSIERGKAFKNVKVVCQTKRGEHIYLEFSCSAIETDIEDFQDFIYVCREIG; this is encoded by the coding sequence ATGAATCCGCTTTTAAACAAACTTTTAGCACTAATATCCCCACCCCGCCGCATGGAATATATGGCAGTGGATGAGGACTTGAAAATTTTAGAGGCATCCTGGGATGTGCAACGGTTTGCCGATTGTCCCGAACGGGTAATTAAGGGAAAAGATGTTCGTCTGGGCTTTCCTGAATTCATAGGAATTGAAGATATCCTAACTGCTGTTCTTACTGGAGAGCAGAATAGTTTCGAGTTAAGAGGGCTAGCCCGTTTTTTAGATCGAAACGAGCCTTTATATATTGATATTTCCATTGTCGCCGATCGGGATGAAAAAAGCTTGCAAGCTCGTCTAATTATCTTATTAGAAGATGTGACAGAAAGAATGGTTTTACAGCAAAGCTTGACCCAAAGAGCTAATGAAACAAGTCTTTTGGCACATACATTAACAGAATACAAAAGATATATTGATAAAGTTTTTACTTCGATGGCAGAAGCATTATTAGTTACTACAAATTCTGGTAACATAAAAAAAGTTAATCAAGCAGCACAAGATTTATTTGGCTATAGCGAATGGGAATTAATCAATCAGCCTATTTCGAGTATTATTCTTGATGAAGATTTTTTACGACAATCTAGAGATCGATATTCCATAGAACGAGGAAAAGCGTTTAAAAATGTAAAAGTAGTTTGTCAAACTAAAAGAGGAGAACATATTTATCTAGAATTTTCTTGTTCAGCTATTGAAACGGATATAGAGGACTTTCAAGACTTTATTTATGTTTGTAGGGAGATCGGCTAA
- a CDS encoding adenylate/guanylate cyclase domain-containing protein — protein sequence MKYWVLDNIFNKPSAPRHIEYLTMDRDFKILDTSETVQRFADRPLEVVVGQDVREGFPELIGLEDILIAILSGQQECFQLQGIARLSEDGSPLYIDIYAIGDEDEKSSGNSLFMFIEDVTEKMVLEQALVQRVNELNLLSSAIEASKKSIDKIITAMADALFVTNDSGNIKTVNKAAQDLFEYREAELINQPISKIIADRNFVLQVIQDYPLSPGELLKDMEVICQTKTGKKIVVAFSCSTVQTEIEGVQDFIYIGRDITDRQRIEKRLLIQYATTRILSESPSLVQALPKIMLAICESLGWALGEFWMPETGERGSGGVGEQKSPDPCLQCAEIWCRPSPAMSEFIHVTKQTTFALGVGLPGRIWASRSPDWVPDVADDANYVRSQLASSAGLHAAFGFPIQSNREILGVMIFYSREKQQIDEDLLQMMTAIGSQMGQFIKRKQAETALAESEERYRDLFEGASDLIQSVDANGYFIYVNRAWRETLGYNETEIAKITVFDIIHPDSVLHFKDTFQKVMPGKNTNRVKAEFITKDGQKISVEGSVNCKFVDDKPVATRAIFRDITERLQAEEALRYQQQQTERLLLNILPGPIAERLKQEQTTIAENFADVTVMFADLVGFTELSSTVSPTELVEILNVIFSEFDQLAEKHGLEKIKTIGDAYMVVGGLPVPQSNHAIAIAEMALDMQTAIVQFSEETGRILNIRIGINTGPVVAGVIGTKKFIYDLWGDTVNIASRMESHGLPGEIQITEATYEYLRDRYFFEDRGEIPVKGKGKMNTYFLVGRKL from the coding sequence ATGAAATATTGGGTACTGGATAATATTTTCAATAAGCCTTCAGCACCACGTCACATAGAATATTTGACAATGGATCGGGATTTCAAGATTCTCGATACATCCGAGACAGTGCAACGATTTGCCGATCGGCCCCTGGAAGTCGTGGTGGGCCAAGATGTCCGCGAAGGCTTTCCTGAATTGATCGGGCTTGAAGATATCCTCATTGCCATCTTGTCAGGACAGCAGGAGTGCTTTCAATTACAAGGCATTGCAAGGCTTTCCGAGGATGGATCTCCTTTATATATCGATATTTATGCGATCGGAGATGAAGATGAAAAAAGTTCTGGTAACAGCCTATTCATGTTCATTGAGGATGTTACAGAAAAAATGGTGTTGGAGCAAGCTTTAGTCCAGAGAGTCAATGAATTAAATCTTTTATCGAGCGCCATAGAAGCTTCCAAAAAATCCATAGATAAAATTATCACAGCAATGGCAGATGCCTTGTTCGTGACAAATGATTCTGGGAACATAAAAACTGTAAACAAAGCCGCTCAAGATTTGTTTGAGTATAGGGAAGCAGAATTAATTAACCAGCCGATCTCAAAAATTATTGCCGATCGCAATTTCGTCCTCCAAGTAATTCAAGATTATCCCTTATCTCCAGGAGAATTATTGAAGGATATGGAAGTAATTTGTCAGACAAAAACTGGAAAAAAGATTGTTGTTGCATTTTCCTGCTCAACCGTTCAGACAGAGATCGAAGGCGTACAAGATTTTATCTATATAGGTAGGGATATCACCGATCGACAGCGGATTGAAAAGCGCCTGTTGATACAGTATGCCACGACGCGCATCCTGTCAGAGTCTCCCTCCCTAGTGCAGGCGCTACCGAAAATCATGCTAGCAATCTGTGAAAGCTTGGGATGGGCTTTAGGTGAATTTTGGATGCCAGAAACGGGGGAGCGGGGGAGCGGGGGAGTGGGGGAGCAGAAGTCCCCAGATCCCTGTCTGCAGTGTGCGGAAATTTGGTGTAGACCATCGCCCGCGATGTCAGAGTTTATTCATGTAACCAAGCAAACTACTTTTGCGCTAGGTGTTGGGTTGCCGGGTCGCATTTGGGCTAGCCGTTCTCCTGACTGGGTTCCCGATGTTGCTGATGATGCTAACTACGTGCGATCGCAGCTGGCATCATCAGCAGGACTGCACGCAGCATTTGGGTTCCCTATTCAGAGCAATCGCGAAATTCTGGGGGTGATGATTTTTTATAGTCGTGAAAAACAACAGATTGATGAAGATTTGCTTCAGATGATGACAGCTATTGGCAGCCAAATGGGTCAGTTTATCAAACGCAAACAAGCAGAGACAGCCCTAGCTGAGAGCGAAGAACGATATCGAGATTTGTTTGAGGGCGCTAGCGATTTGATTCAGTCTGTTGACGCTAACGGTTATTTTATATATGTTAATCGTGCTTGGCGAGAAACTCTGGGATATAACGAAACTGAAATTGCAAAAATAACTGTATTCGATATTATTCATCCCGATTCAGTATTACATTTTAAAGATACTTTCCAGAAAGTAATGCCTGGAAAAAACACGAATCGGGTTAAAGCAGAATTTATTACCAAAGATGGCCAAAAAATCTCTGTTGAAGGAAGCGTAAACTGTAAATTTGTAGATGATAAGCCAGTTGCCACTCGCGCTATTTTTCGCGATATCACCGAGCGCTTGCAAGCGGAAGAGGCGCTGCGCTATCAACAGCAACAAACAGAACGCCTGTTACTTAATATCTTGCCAGGGCCGATCGCAGAGCGTCTGAAACAGGAACAAACCACTATTGCGGAAAACTTTGCCGATGTCACCGTTATGTTTGCCGATCTTGTTGGCTTTACAGAGCTTTCTTCGACGGTATCGCCAACAGAACTGGTTGAGATACTCAATGTAATTTTCTCCGAGTTCGATCAGCTAGCTGAAAAACATGGTTTGGAGAAAATCAAGACGATCGGAGATGCTTATATGGTAGTAGGAGGTCTGCCAGTGCCCCAGAGCAACCACGCTATTGCGATCGCAGAAATGGCACTCGATATGCAAACTGCAATTGTCCAATTCAGCGAAGAAACAGGACGCATTTTAAATATTCGGATTGGCATCAATACCGGGCCTGTTGTTGCGGGTGTGATTGGCACGAAAAAGTTTATTTACGATTTGTGGGGTGACACTGTAAATATCGCCAGTCGCATGGAATCTCACGGTTTGCCCGGAGAAATTCAAATAACTGAGGCAACTTACGAATATTTACGCGATCGCTACTTTTTTGAGGATCGCGGCGAAATCCCAGTCAAAGGTAAAGGTAAAATGAATACTTATTTTCTTGTCGGCAGAAAACTTTAG